A section of the Alkalihalobacillus sp. LMS39 genome encodes:
- a CDS encoding PH domain-containing protein has product MKFHAKKDMTFRILIFGSVLLFLGLSVGLFIPIYHEAGLAASITFSFIFGIFAIFILWLWYRTFYVVTNEHLIIHIGPFKRQVELNTITRIEQTYVPLASIALSKERYILYYNANDYTIIAPENIEKLVEVVNEKRIEPIELLK; this is encoded by the coding sequence ATGAAGTTTCATGCGAAAAAAGACATGACTTTTCGAATCTTGATTTTTGGGTCGGTATTACTTTTCTTAGGACTTTCTGTTGGACTGTTCATACCGATTTACCATGAAGCTGGATTGGCCGCTAGTATTACTTTTTCTTTTATATTTGGTATTTTCGCCATCTTCATTTTATGGTTATGGTATCGAACATTTTACGTTGTAACAAACGAACATTTAATTATCCATATTGGCCCATTTAAACGCCAAGTTGAGCTGAATACCATTACAAGAATCGAACAAACCTATGTCCCTTTAGCGTCAATTGCACTGTCAAAAGAACGTTACATTTTATATTACAATGCAAATGATTATACTATTATTGCCCCTGAAAATATTGAAAAACTTGTTGAAGTTGTTAATGAAAAAAGAATAGAGCCGATTGAGCTCTTAAAATAA
- a CDS encoding VOC family protein, producing the protein MSAIGPDFISLQVSNLEGSAEFYQNYLGLVRSQAGPPHAVVFETKPIAFAIRERMQGIELGSGTQPGLGVALWLHAPDTQEIHDKLIAAGVKITSAPIDGPFGRTFTFADPDGYLITLHSKA; encoded by the coding sequence ATGTCAGCAATTGGACCCGACTTCATTTCACTTCAAGTGAGCAATCTTGAAGGCTCTGCGGAATTCTATCAAAACTATCTCGGACTGGTCCGCTCACAGGCGGGACCACCTCATGCTGTGGTCTTTGAAACAAAGCCTATTGCATTTGCTATTCGTGAGCGAATGCAAGGAATAGAACTCGGTTCAGGTACTCAGCCTGGGCTTGGTGTCGCTCTGTGGCTTCATGCCCCTGATACGCAAGAAATTCACGACAAGCTTATTGCAGCAGGCGTAAAGATTACATCCGCACCAATAGATGGACCATTCGGGCGAACCTTTACATTTGCCGACCCAGACGGTTACCTAATTACCCTTCACAGTAAAGCCTAA
- a CDS encoding DUF1835 domain-containing protein, with protein sequence MIDEVRRIIKHSTEDEVKSLLLQTMLRMDMLEETDEYSERQFVADLKAAYRDFLDGKRNQAKINNKKSYNMVHILFGDSQSGSLKIALKEMEREDEERVISFSDMFSIGPIWNLHSKVGQNKRNAWIKNNILVEENDVDEYEHNFNETISMINGIPSHIPIMIWVGENAHEQTALRFVLYLIKHKINEIFLIDTTKQYKKLFDVLDIDCYPLHTGEIAPEKLRLIYETSRNIAPLSQEHRKKMEAEWQALSSTKEVLRVWEKNEINSVHESYYDDYIIQKADKLQKERNNNEFMKSARLIGEVIGHLCQYIGDEYLEYRVRHLIMNGVFEIEGVPKAMRFYSVRLKSSISGEQT encoded by the coding sequence TTGATAGATGAAGTGAGAAGAATCATCAAACATTCTACTGAAGATGAAGTAAAAAGCCTATTGCTCCAGACAATGTTGCGAATGGATATGCTTGAAGAAACTGACGAGTATTCGGAGAGACAGTTTGTTGCTGACTTGAAAGCGGCATATCGTGATTTTCTAGATGGTAAAAGGAATCAAGCCAAAATAAATAATAAGAAAAGTTATAATATGGTCCATATTCTCTTTGGAGATTCACAATCGGGTAGTTTGAAAATCGCTTTAAAAGAGATGGAACGGGAAGATGAAGAAAGGGTAATTTCATTTTCAGATATGTTTTCTATTGGCCCAATTTGGAATCTCCATAGTAAAGTAGGACAAAACAAAAGAAATGCATGGATAAAAAACAATATACTCGTTGAGGAAAATGATGTAGATGAGTACGAACATAATTTTAATGAAACTATTTCAATGATTAACGGGATTCCTAGTCATATACCGATTATGATTTGGGTGGGAGAAAACGCTCACGAACAGACTGCGTTAAGATTTGTTCTATATTTAATAAAACATAAAATCAATGAGATTTTCCTTATCGATACAACAAAACAGTATAAAAAGCTATTTGACGTTCTAGATATTGATTGTTATCCATTGCATACCGGAGAAATTGCACCTGAAAAATTAAGGTTGATTTATGAAACTAGTAGAAATATTGCTCCATTGAGTCAAGAACATAGAAAAAAAATGGAGGCGGAATGGCAAGCATTATCTTCTACAAAAGAAGTTCTTAGGGTATGGGAAAAGAACGAAATCAACAGTGTTCATGAATCTTATTATGACGACTATATCATTCAGAAAGCGGATAAGTTACAAAAAGAGCGAAATAACAATGAGTTTATGAAGTCAGCACGTCTCATTGGTGAAGTGATTGGCCATTTATGCCAATACATCGGTGACGAGTATCTTGAATATAGAGTCAGACATTTAATCATGAATGGTGTTTTTGAAATAGAAGGTGTCCCAAAAGCCATGAGGTTTTATAGTGTGAGACTTAAAAGTTCGATTTCGGGTGAGCAAACGTGA
- a CDS encoding type II CAAX endopeptidase family protein, whose translation MSNSSNFKQISIWAVTFKILLLVALIIVAMFSTYFVFDFDKTIAGNIFTIITYLGMIYIVLNTFKTKGIKQKFVIGQISFRNEKWIKYIAIQLFLSFFSLVSIFALLYLFTGMYEDLIITSSTEVQDVPVTGALLTLFSFVILAPIAEELLFRGFLFNRLGETIGLGKAMFLSSFIFSLLHFNQGFIGHFLLGIFACIIYVKTQKLLLPIMMHGLNNLIAYGPTVMDSIFNQPTEFDMEQLLQELQLMVSVGAVLFIILTPIIIFMFYKIYPKDVKSTPYESNKLKSI comes from the coding sequence ATGTCAAATTCATCTAACTTTAAACAAATAAGTATTTGGGCAGTCACGTTTAAGATATTATTATTGGTGGCGTTAATTATTGTAGCGATGTTCTCAACATACTTTGTATTCGATTTTGATAAGACAATAGCTGGAAACATTTTCACTATAATCACATATCTCGGAATGATTTACATTGTACTCAATACCTTTAAAACAAAGGGAATAAAGCAGAAATTTGTTATTGGACAGATTTCTTTTCGTAATGAAAAATGGATAAAGTACATAGCTATCCAATTGTTTCTCAGTTTTTTTTCGTTGGTATCAATTTTTGCTTTGCTATATTTGTTTACAGGAATGTATGAGGACTTAATAATAACTTCATCAACCGAAGTCCAAGACGTTCCAGTTACAGGTGCTTTGTTAACTCTGTTTAGCTTCGTTATTTTGGCGCCAATCGCAGAAGAATTACTTTTTAGAGGCTTCTTGTTTAATCGATTGGGAGAAACAATTGGTCTAGGAAAAGCAATGTTTCTTAGCTCCTTTATCTTTTCATTACTTCACTTTAATCAAGGTTTTATTGGACATTTTTTATTAGGTATTTTCGCATGTATCATTTATGTAAAAACACAAAAGCTGCTTTTGCCTATTATGATGCATGGTCTGAATAACTTAATAGCCTATGGTCCTACAGTTATGGACTCGATTTTTAATCAACCAACAGAATTTGATATGGAACAATTATTGCAAGAGTTACAGTTAATGGTTAGTGTTGGTGCAGTTCTTTTTATTATTCTAACGCCTATAATTATCTTTATGTTTTACAAGATATACCCTAAAGATGTAAAGTCAACACCATATGAAAGTAATAAATTGAAAAGTATATAG
- a CDS encoding response regulator transcription factor, with translation MEKIMIVEDDMKIAEHLRSHMEKYGFEAIIVHDFEMIIDIFREEQPNLVLLDINLPRYDGYYWCRQIRKESICPVIFISARTGEMDQVRAIEHGGDDFITKPFHPDIVMAKIRSQLRRAYGEYAAKHGERVLVQEGLSLYPERLELHFQHHVSALAKKETDIIESLMERYPRVAGRQDLLEKLWDDQAYVDENTLNVNIARVRKRFQEVGIEDAVETVRGAGYRLRITWKEGQK, from the coding sequence ATGGAAAAAATTATGATTGTAGAAGATGATATGAAGATTGCAGAGCATTTGCGTTCGCATATGGAGAAGTATGGATTCGAGGCAATTATTGTTCATGATTTTGAGATGATTATCGATATTTTTCGTGAGGAGCAGCCGAATCTTGTGTTATTAGATATTAATTTGCCGCGGTATGATGGTTATTATTGGTGTCGACAAATTCGGAAAGAGTCGATTTGTCCGGTCATTTTTATTTCGGCGCGGACAGGGGAGATGGACCAAGTTCGGGCCATTGAACATGGTGGCGATGATTTTATTACAAAGCCGTTTCATCCTGATATTGTGATGGCGAAGATTCGAAGCCAACTCCGGCGTGCATATGGAGAGTATGCGGCTAAGCATGGCGAGCGGGTGTTAGTGCAGGAAGGTTTGAGTTTATATCCGGAGCGGTTAGAGCTTCATTTTCAACATCATGTTTCAGCATTAGCGAAAAAAGAAACAGACATTATTGAAAGCTTGATGGAGCGTTATCCACGTGTAGCTGGTCGCCAAGATTTATTGGAGAAACTATGGGATGACCAAGCGTATGTGGATGAAAATACATTGAATGTGAATATCGCTCGTGTGAGGAAAAGGTTTCAAGAAGTTGGAATTGAAGATGCGGTAGAAACGGTGAGGGGCGCGGGTTATCGCCTCCGCATCACATGGAAAGAGGGGCAAAAATGA
- a CDS encoding sensor histidine kinase codes for MKLFLRDHVSLIVMIVLQSVFIPALFWLDGYRELGLSMYAIFLSLTLFTAFLIYRFISRKSFYEKLQQPMETLDESLETTEGTPISEALDRLLLSQYRLYQEQLQNAQDQQEEHLLFMDRWVHHMKTPLSVIELTAQSLDEPESSSIREETDRVQTGLNTVLYMARLRTITEDFHIKPVRLAELIHEVNRENKRFYIRHEVYPQLKEETEGITVETDEKWLFFIVTQLVHNAVKYSTGKSKQLVLSLYARSGKAVLEVKDFGIGIPAADRKRVFTKFYTGENGRKYRESTGMGLYLVKEVAERLEHRLELESTVGEGTSVRIIFSNTQNLTSM; via the coding sequence ATGAAATTATTTCTCCGCGACCATGTATCATTGATTGTGATGATAGTGTTACAATCGGTTTTTATTCCAGCATTATTTTGGTTAGATGGGTATCGGGAGCTTGGCTTAAGTATGTATGCGATATTTTTATCGTTGACATTATTTACAGCTTTTCTAATATATCGCTTTATAAGTAGAAAAAGCTTTTACGAAAAGCTACAGCAACCAATGGAAACCTTAGATGAATCACTTGAGACAACAGAAGGGACTCCAATATCAGAAGCACTTGACCGATTGCTATTGTCACAATATCGGTTATACCAAGAACAATTGCAAAACGCTCAAGACCAGCAAGAAGAGCATCTATTGTTTATGGATCGCTGGGTTCATCATATGAAAACACCATTATCAGTAATAGAACTAACAGCCCAGTCGTTGGACGAGCCTGAATCATCGAGCATTCGTGAAGAAACTGACCGTGTGCAAACGGGGTTAAATACCGTTCTTTATATGGCAAGACTTCGGACAATTACAGAGGATTTTCATATTAAGCCTGTCCGTCTAGCGGAACTCATTCATGAAGTGAATCGTGAAAATAAGCGTTTTTACATTCGACATGAAGTATATCCTCAATTAAAAGAAGAAACAGAAGGAATAACAGTGGAAACGGATGAAAAATGGTTATTCTTTATCGTAACGCAGCTTGTTCATAATGCGGTTAAATATTCGACGGGGAAATCAAAACAGCTTGTTCTATCTTTATATGCAAGGTCAGGGAAAGCGGTACTTGAAGTGAAGGATTTTGGTATTGGGATTCCTGCTGCAGATAGAAAGCGTGTGTTTACGAAATTTTATACAGGTGAGAATGGGCGCAAATATCGGGAATCAACTGGTATGGGTCTGTATTTAGTGAAAGAAGTTGCAGAGAGATTAGAGCATCGGCTTGAACTTGAATCGACAGTTGGCGAAGGGACGAGCGTTCGCATTATTTTTTCTAATACACAAAACCTTACATCAATGTAA
- a CDS encoding nucleotidyltransferase domain-containing protein, producing the protein MTKQNKIPPIEAAHQFIKDHFFYCQGALLAGSVVRKEATETSDLDIVIFDKSVSSAYRESVVEYGWAIEVFVYNLTSYKEFFEIDYKRARPSLPRMIAEGRILKDEGVINLIKKEANALLQKGPEEWSEETIHTKRYFITDTLDDFIGSSSRAEDLFIANALFELVCEFVLRTNCHWLGHSKWLIRSLRNYDEVFANHFVESFELFYKTGSKEEVIQVVDEVLHPFGGRLFDGFSLGKS; encoded by the coding sequence ATGACAAAACAAAATAAAATTCCCCCTATTGAAGCTGCCCACCAATTTATTAAGGATCATTTCTTTTATTGCCAGGGGGCGTTGTTAGCTGGAAGTGTTGTTCGGAAAGAAGCTACCGAAACTTCTGATTTAGATATTGTTATTTTTGATAAGAGTGTTAGCTCAGCATACAGAGAGTCAGTAGTTGAGTATGGTTGGGCGATAGAGGTGTTTGTCTATAACTTAACTTCATATAAGGAATTTTTTGAAATCGATTATAAAAGAGCAAGGCCTTCCTTGCCGAGGATGATAGCTGAAGGACGTATACTAAAAGATGAAGGTGTCATTAATTTGATAAAAAAAGAGGCTAATGCTCTATTACAAAAAGGTCCAGAAGAATGGTCAGAAGAAACGATACATACGAAGCGTTATTTTATCACGGATACACTCGACGATTTTATCGGTAGTTCTTCAAGAGCCGAAGATTTATTTATTGCGAATGCTCTTTTTGAGTTGGTATGTGAATTTGTGTTGAGAACAAACTGCCACTGGCTAGGTCATTCCAAATGGCTCATTCGTTCACTCCGGAATTATGATGAAGTGTTTGCAAATCATTTTGTAGAGTCTTTTGAGTTGTTTTACAAGACGGGAAGTAAAGAGGAAGTTATACAAGTAGTTGATGAAGTTTTGCATCCTTTTGGAGGACGGCTGTTCGATGGATTTTCTTTAGGGAAAAGCTAG
- a CDS encoding SDR family oxidoreductase yields MKILVTGATGKLGSKVLDALLKTVPSSQLAVSVRKPEKAKSLRARGVDVRYGDFDRPETLDAAFAGIDRLLIISTDGDNETRTRQHTNAVEAAARAKVGFIAYTSAPNAMESKLFLAAAHQATEKAILETGIPYSFLRNNWYLENETATIQAVLAGAPWVTSAGSGKVGGALQQEYAEAAAAVVANDGHENTIYELSGKLKAQEEMASALGTVLGKEVLIQQVDDATYAEIMKKAGVPDFVIPILVGIQQGIRVRAFEVESNDFDKLIGRPLTPTNEALSQLVQGIS; encoded by the coding sequence ATGAAAATTTTAGTTACTGGCGCTACTGGCAAACTAGGTTCAAAAGTATTGGATGCACTGTTGAAAACCGTTCCTTCGAGTCAACTCGCTGTAAGTGTCCGCAAACCTGAGAAAGCGAAAAGCCTTCGCGCTCGCGGCGTAGATGTTCGTTATGGGGACTTTGACCGCCCTGAGACGCTGGATGCGGCTTTTGCAGGGATTGACCGGTTATTGATCATTTCAACGGACGGGGACAATGAAACGAGAACTCGTCAACATACGAATGCGGTTGAAGCCGCTGCACGGGCGAAAGTTGGATTCATCGCTTATACAAGTGCACCGAATGCAATGGAAAGCAAGCTATTCCTTGCAGCAGCGCATCAAGCGACGGAGAAGGCGATTCTGGAAACCGGCATTCCTTACTCGTTCCTGCGTAATAACTGGTATTTGGAGAACGAGACGGCAACCATTCAAGCTGTGCTGGCTGGAGCGCCTTGGGTTACATCTGCGGGATCCGGCAAGGTAGGCGGGGCCCTTCAGCAAGAATATGCAGAAGCGGCGGCGGCCGTAGTTGCCAACGACGGACATGAGAATACTATCTATGAGTTGTCCGGAAAACTAAAGGCGCAGGAAGAAATGGCGTCCGCACTCGGAACCGTTTTGGGCAAGGAGGTTCTCATCCAGCAAGTAGATGATGCCACTTATGCCGAGATCATGAAAAAGGCTGGCGTACCGGACTTCGTTATTCCGATTCTTGTAGGGATTCAGCAAGGTATTCGGGTAAGAGCTTTTGAGGTGGAAAGCAACGATTTCGATAAGCTGATTGGCCGGCCATTAACGCCAACGAACGAAGCTCTAAGTCAACTTGTACAAGGGATCTCCTAA
- a CDS encoding ABC transporter ATP-binding protein — MLKLTRVSKVYEGKVAFRALTDINFDIDKGEFVAIMGPSGSGKTTLLNIISTNDAPTTGEVNIEGHDPHKLNKNALAKFRRNKLGFIFQDFNLLHTLTVEENIVLPLTLDGARVKEMRDKAQHIAKKLGIEEIMQKRTYEISGGQAQRVAIARAMIHKPKLLLADEPTGNLDSKASKDVMNMLEAINKKEKTSLLMVTHDPQAASYSDRVIFIRDGKLHSEIHRGDSRQAFFQKIIDMLSLMGGDGHDFSSVRV, encoded by the coding sequence ATGCTAAAACTTACAAGAGTAAGTAAGGTTTACGAAGGAAAAGTTGCGTTTCGTGCCCTTACCGATATTAATTTTGACATTGACAAAGGGGAGTTTGTGGCGATAATGGGCCCGTCTGGAAGCGGGAAGACGACATTGCTGAATATTATTTCTACAAATGATGCTCCAACAACAGGGGAAGTAAATATTGAAGGTCATGACCCACATAAGCTAAACAAAAATGCATTAGCCAAGTTTCGCAGAAATAAACTCGGCTTTATTTTCCAAGATTTTAACTTACTGCATACGTTGACTGTCGAGGAAAATATTGTATTGCCGCTGACATTAGATGGGGCTCGAGTTAAAGAAATGAGGGACAAAGCGCAACACATCGCCAAAAAGCTTGGGATTGAAGAGATTATGCAAAAGCGGACATATGAAATCTCAGGAGGGCAAGCGCAGCGGGTTGCGATAGCAAGAGCGATGATTCATAAGCCGAAGCTTTTATTAGCGGATGAACCAACAGGGAATCTTGATTCAAAAGCGTCAAAAGATGTAATGAACATGCTTGAAGCGATTAACAAAAAAGAGAAAACGAGCTTGCTTATGGTTACACATGACCCACAAGCAGCAAGTTATTCTGACCGCGTAATCTTTATCCGTGATGGGAAGCTTCATTCTGAAATTCATCGTGGAGACAGTCGACAAGCCTTCTTCCAGAAAATCATTGATATGCTATCGCTGATGGGAGGGGATGGTCATGACTTTTCGTCAGTTCGCGTTTAA
- a CDS encoding macrolide 2'-phosphotransferase — protein sequence MNTRKLKQLAQTKGLDILENTISFNESGVDFQVAYAKDQTGDKWILRIPRRPESMRHARKEKTALDIINHYASFQVPQWSIYSNDLIAYKQLDGAPAATIDMNQQDYIWTFDKSNVPAEYYCSLGKALAELHSLHQQEFINSGIEMIKSSELRTTMKQRMERAKEHYDINQDLWERWDVWLAEDTLWPSHVGVTHGDLHPGHILTDKLHHVTGIIDWTEVAIGDISVDFMSHLLLFGKTGLVNLIDAYDNAGGKTWSKMDEHITELLTTSGITVAEYAQASGLKEMQEAAAQMLANES from the coding sequence ATGAATACACGTAAACTTAAACAACTAGCGCAAACTAAAGGGTTAGACATTTTAGAAAACACAATTTCATTCAATGAATCTGGTGTTGACTTTCAAGTTGCCTATGCCAAAGATCAAACGGGTGATAAATGGATTCTTAGAATTCCGCGAAGACCAGAGTCAATGAGACATGCAAGAAAAGAGAAAACCGCGTTAGATATCATCAATCACTATGCGAGCTTTCAAGTTCCTCAATGGTCTATCTACTCAAATGACCTCATAGCTTATAAGCAACTTGATGGCGCTCCTGCTGCTACAATAGACATGAATCAACAAGACTATATATGGACGTTTGATAAATCAAACGTACCAGCCGAATATTATTGCTCATTAGGAAAAGCGCTAGCCGAATTACACTCATTGCATCAACAAGAATTTATAAATAGCGGCATTGAGATGATAAAATCTAGTGAGTTGAGAACCACCATGAAACAGCGAATGGAACGAGCGAAAGAACACTATGATATTAATCAAGATTTATGGGAGCGTTGGGACGTTTGGCTAGCCGAAGATACGCTCTGGCCATCTCATGTAGGTGTCACACATGGTGACCTGCACCCAGGACATATCCTTACTGATAAACTTCATCATGTCACAGGTATCATTGACTGGACAGAAGTGGCAATAGGTGATATTTCTGTCGATTTCATGTCACATCTACTTCTCTTTGGAAAAACCGGCCTCGTAAACTTAATCGATGCCTATGATAACGCAGGAGGGAAAACGTGGTCAAAAATGGATGAACATATTACTGAACTTTTAACAACAAGCGGTATCACTGTTGCCGAATATGCTCAAGCATCTGGTTTGAAAGAGATGCAAGAGGCCGCTGCACAGATGCTTGCAAACGAGAGTTAA
- a CDS encoding YafY family protein codes for MNKTDRLLAIVLELQRNEVLRAEDLAATFETSVRTIYRDIQALSEAGVSVIGAPGQGYSLMEGYFLPPISFTVEEAVTLLIGTDFIEHWFDVHYRSKSRTSRGKIEAILPEPIRSEASRIRKSFRLFTSVEDITRIQEKAYLEAIRRAILEERKIKFRYSKRIAEADGNRQSVRTVAPYGLVLHQGSWVLVARCELRQNIRHFRLSRMSELFELEDRFMLPADFLLDVYQPPDDRDVLVRIWVQPDIADKVRESNNFYIETIEDYKEGLLVTLRVRQPEELLQCVLGWGSGVVVLEPESFRHRVRNELKKTLKRY; via the coding sequence ATGAACAAAACGGATCGTTTGTTAGCCATAGTGCTTGAGCTGCAGCGTAACGAAGTGTTACGAGCCGAGGATTTAGCCGCTACATTTGAAACAAGCGTGAGAACCATCTACAGGGACATTCAGGCTTTGAGTGAAGCTGGCGTATCTGTAATAGGAGCGCCAGGGCAGGGATACTCCTTAATGGAGGGGTATTTCCTGCCACCAATCAGTTTTACGGTGGAAGAAGCAGTGACGTTACTCATCGGGACAGATTTTATCGAGCATTGGTTTGATGTTCACTACCGCAGTAAGTCTCGAACTTCAAGGGGGAAGATTGAAGCCATCCTACCCGAACCGATCCGCAGTGAGGCATCCCGGATTCGCAAGAGCTTTCGTTTGTTTACTTCTGTTGAAGATATAACACGAATACAAGAGAAGGCATACTTGGAAGCGATTCGTCGAGCGATACTGGAGGAAAGAAAAATAAAATTCCGCTATTCTAAAAGAATTGCCGAGGCTGATGGGAACCGCCAAAGTGTTCGTACGGTTGCTCCTTATGGACTTGTGCTACATCAAGGGTCATGGGTACTCGTTGCACGGTGTGAATTGCGTCAAAACATCCGTCATTTCCGGTTGTCCCGTATGTCGGAGCTTTTCGAGCTGGAAGATAGATTTATGTTACCAGCAGATTTCCTTTTAGATGTATACCAGCCTCCAGACGATCGTGACGTCCTTGTTCGCATCTGGGTCCAACCTGACATTGCCGATAAGGTAAGGGAATCGAACAACTTCTATATAGAAACCATAGAGGATTATAAGGAAGGGTTGCTGGTGACCTTACGTGTTCGGCAACCTGAGGAATTGCTGCAATGTGTACTCGGCTGGGGAAGTGGAGTGGTTGTGCTGGAGCCGGAATCCTTCCGACATCGGGTTAGAAACGAACTAAAAAAAACATTAAAACGCTACTGA
- a CDS encoding DUF3231 family protein, whose protein sequence is MTQHNARLSSAEIAVLWETYMLDSISICFMQHLKQHLKNAEIKPLLIKALNLSKLHIQEIEQIFKKEQFPIPHAFSEKDVDLTAPKLFHDEFSLSFIYAMNRMALINYSFITTSVAREDISKFVTSCLKESADLFNESRDLMLEKGIYDRPPMINYPSKVEFIESDSFISGYISKNRKLNSTEMKEIFLNIERNYFGSLLCKAILQVVKDKEIKKYIENGKDISDKQIKFFNELLVKEDLLGTVPTALLVTNSTTSPFSERLLMQLFASLNRIDITLIGHALSLSMRSDIQLYLSKLIPEILKYSKDGFDIAVKRKWIEQNP, encoded by the coding sequence ATGACTCAACACAATGCGCGTTTATCAAGTGCAGAGATTGCTGTACTTTGGGAAACTTATATGTTGGATAGTATATCTATTTGCTTTATGCAACATTTAAAACAACATCTCAAAAATGCAGAAATAAAACCCTTACTTATTAAAGCATTAAATCTTTCTAAATTACATATTCAAGAAATTGAACAGATATTTAAAAAAGAACAGTTTCCAATACCTCATGCTTTTTCAGAGAAAGATGTAGATTTAACTGCACCAAAACTCTTTCATGACGAGTTCTCTCTAAGTTTTATTTATGCTATGAATCGTATGGCGTTGATTAACTATTCATTTATTACTACTAGTGTAGCGAGGGAAGATATTAGTAAATTTGTTACAAGTTGTTTAAAAGAAAGCGCTGATTTATTTAATGAATCCAGAGATTTAATGTTAGAAAAAGGAATTTACGACCGACCACCAATGATTAATTATCCTTCAAAAGTAGAATTTATTGAGTCGGATTCCTTTATTTCAGGGTATATAAGTAAAAATAGAAAACTGAATTCCACTGAAATGAAAGAAATCTTCTTAAACATTGAGAGGAATTATTTTGGTTCATTGTTATGTAAGGCAATCCTTCAAGTAGTCAAAGATAAGGAAATAAAAAAATACATAGAGAATGGTAAAGATATATCTGATAAGCAAATTAAATTTTTTAATGAACTGTTAGTAAAAGAAGATCTTCTTGGTACGGTTCCGACAGCTTTGCTTGTCACCAATTCAACTACTTCTCCATTTTCTGAACGTTTGCTTATGCAACTTTTTGCCTCTCTAAATAGAATTGATATAACCCTAATTGGTCACGCTTTATCATTATCAATGAGAAGTGATATTCAACTTTATTTGAGTAAGCTAATACCCGAGATTTTAAAATACTCAAAGGATGGTTTTGATATTGCTGTAAAAAGGAAGTGGATCGAACAGAATCCGTAA